The Larimichthys crocea isolate SSNF chromosome II, L_crocea_2.0, whole genome shotgun sequence genome segment GATGTTCTCATTTGATATTGGTTAAAGGCATACTGTCCTGCACTCAAGCTTTTCATTGTTGTATATTTATTGCCATCAGAATTTCTCTTTTACCTTGAGGTAGCAACACATAGTTGATAGAACATGTAGCCCATATAAAAGCAGTTTTGTTTTAACCTTTTAAGCTATGCAAATGAAGCCTATGCTTACAGTATGTTTGAACATACAGTCAAGATGTGAATTCTGTAACAGTCACGCTAGTTTCCCCTATTCAGCGGTGTCATCATCAGATACTGAATGAGTTTTTAAGTATTGAACATGAAAGTCATAACGCACTTGTTTCATTAtcctttctttgctttttattactttttctgCCAAAAAACTTAACACCTTCACCTTGTGTGCcattgaaagaaaatgtgagaaGTGGAAcgtttctttgtcttattttcttacatgataaactaaataaatacctgTGACGAAAAAATCAAACTTCTAGTCTGTCATTTAGTTTTGggtgtttgtttcttcttaaaTTGACCCCGATATGCTTTGTGACAACAATTTCTCTCCTGTTATGTTCTACTTTATAGAGCTGCAGGGAGACTGGAGTGATTTAAGTATTCTGTTTGAGGAGATGAGAGTTAAGTCTTCCATGAAGGAGCTTTCCAGGGCAGCATCGCTCAGATTTGAAGATTACGGGATGTTAGAttctcttgttgtcttgtcaGAGAATGAGATTCAGGTTAGGTAGATAAGATGGGCTATCAGAGAACACAGGGACATTTTATACAGGTGCATCTATCTTGTACTGCAAGGTTGGATCATCCACAAGGGGGTGGCCGGATCACATCAAAGCAACCCCACAGCAGCAGAATGTACTGTGCTCCTCATGAATTACCCAGGATCCATTTAGGAAAGGGCTCTCCCTGCACATCTCTGGGTAAGCATGGGTAAAGTTGTCTTGATTTCACTCATGAAAAATGATGGTTTGAACACGCAATCGTGACAATATGggttattgacatttttttttagtgcagtTCTTCATGCGCACTTGGAGTCTCCGAGCGCAGCCAAAGGAATTACTTTGCGTGGCTGACGTCAGGAACATACCTCACCAGCAGCACAGTGCGGCCAACTGGCGGTGAGGAGGATATGAGGAGCAATCGTGGAAGAGGACTCAGTCCGACCTTGTCTGGCTGGCTCACAGTTTCGCGCCTGCTAAAATAGTTGGCGGCGTTTGAAGCCGCTTCAACTTTAACcctcattcatgtttttttattcgcTACCCATCCACGTCTGGGTGATGTGCACGGGAATAGAGCAACACTACTCCAACCTCTTCCGCATATTGGATTTCTATGCAAAGAGAAGGTCGCCAATGTCCCTCCAAGGATTCGGGAAATGAAGACTGCTTGCGGACACGGACTCAGTGTTTTTTGACTTTTGAACCACATTTTACGCAGttttaatcagctgtttgtttgtttggttttttcaACTCACGAAGCATTTGCGTCCTGTGCGGGATTACTCGCTTGCATTGCTTATATTTAACATACAATCGCGTTGTGGATACGCCTGTGCTGTGCATTGAACAGTGCACAATTTCGATCATAATGCATTTTATGTAGGATAACCTCTGTGTGTACAAAGTGCCAAATCAAACCGGGATGGCGAACGAGCGTAACCGCAACATTGTGGAAAAGTATATCTGCCATAAACTCTCCAAACAGGGCTACGTGTGGGGGTTTGACGATGTCCGGGATGAAGATGCTGCTAATAACGGGTCAATAGTTGCTCCTCCACCGACTTTAGTCCGCCGGTGCCGTGAGGCCAGCACCGGGCCTGACACCGAGAGCATCCCCCACCTCTGCAAACGTCTCCCCCAGTCCGACCCGCACGCCGCCATCCACAGAGTCCTGCGCGAGGCTGGAGATGAACTTGAAAGACTGTACCAGCCGGACTTCACGGAGATGTCACGGCAGCTGTATCTCACCTCCACCACGGCGCAGAGGAGATTCGCCGAGGTGATAGACGAACTGTTCCGGGACGGGGTGAACTGGGGCCGGATTATCGCTTTCTTCGAGTTCGGGGGCACGGTGTGCGTGGAGTGCGTGGCCAAGGAGGAGATGACACCGCAGGTGGACAACATCGCGGAGTGGATGACGGAGTATTTAAATGGACCTCTGAACAGCTGGATACAAGATAACGGGGGATGGGTAGGTCTGATTCCGTGTAGTTGAGCGCTTTGCAGTTGTGTGCCACGGGGGCGCAAAAGTCCTCCTTTGCTCTGGTTGAAGAGGCTTGAATTAGTAAATTCAGTGAGTGTTTGCATGATTAACACACATCAAAACGTGCCTTCTGATATATTAATACACCATAGTATCCAAACAACAGCTGTAGTTGatcattaatgaaaataaatctctaGATGCGCCCATTAGGGCGACAGAGCCAACGCTCGAGATGGACGTCCTCACTTATGTGCCGCTCTGATTGGACGTTCATGGTGGCTGTTAAACTCACTTGACCAATCAGATGGCGTACTGTGTCACACCTCCCGACGCTCTAAATAAAGGCCGCCCTGTCATCCGCAGACACGGTGGTGTCCACGCTGCTGTCATGGAGAGGAGGGGTGATAGTCCAGTATAATCCAGGGGGAATTAAAGATCATTATGTAATatctagaaaaacaaaacaaaaacaaatagtcGTTTCAATATTTACCTGTAAATGCTGAAAAGTGCTCCAGTGCTGCTGGGAtgtgatgttttaatgattAGGTCATGGATGTACCAGGAGGGAAGAGGCCAGACACATGTCAGCAAACAGAGAACTATTGAATTAATGTGTTTAGGCCTCTGGGCATAGCTGGACAGGGCTCAGCTATCAGCGCTGTTCGCTGCACATCTAAATGACACATAAACTTCAGGTACTAATGAGGAGAGGCATCTACACTCTGCTTTTACCTGTGCTCatccacagagaaataaaaggagGGTTTAatcaggggggaaaaaatgcagtATCgtatcaatttatttttttgtgcaagATTTCTACTTTTCTGCAGCCACCAAAGAGCACAGCAGTCGATTAAACCAATCTGCCATGAATTAGCCCCTAATTAGCAGAGGTGCTGTTAATGAGAGCATAACATTTGTGTTGCCGGGTTGCCGGAAGGTATCAGAataaggtgtgtgtatgtatgtgtgtgtgtgtgtgtggggtagGGGGTCATCAATGATTCATATCGAACATTTCATCTCAAAGGGAAGGACCGTTTAACATTCCCCTTGAGTCTGGCTTGCCCCTGGAGGTGGCAGGTTGTGCCACATATCAAAGGCAGGCAACAGAGGGAGGGCCCTCCAGGAACACAGAACACTAATCTGCAGCCACTGTGATTAACATACAATCCTCTGTGCATCTAGGTTGGaactcttttgtctgttttttttttagacctgTGCCTTGAAGCTGGCGCAAACTAGGCTGCTCGAGGTCTCTGGAGCCTGTGCCCACTGTACAATAATGTAGGTCATcatagtgtgtgttttccagctggGCAGAGATgactgcatgtctgctgctctAGGTCCactttagagagagagagagagagagagagatagagagagagcagtCTTTTAATCCAAAGGATTATTCAGGATTATTCAAAAGCGTGTGTTTCCATTTTGGGTCATTTTCATAGAGCTTTGCTCCCAGCACTTAGGAAACCATATACACATTATTTTTGGCTCAAACTAGACTCTAAAACctaatacagtacatattaaCACTGGCTCATGTGAGCTTGTGAGTTTTTTGGGCTTCAGCCTAGACAGATAGGAGTCTAACAGACAACAGTTGATTTATAGAATCATTTGAATGCCCTTCAGGTGGGGAATTTCCTGaggtgcatgtgtttgtgtttcagttatTACCTGACATTTAATAACTGACACTGCAGACGCAGAGCTTTGTCTGTGCTCTCGAAcgcttcttgtttttttgtttacctgctggcagttgtttgaaaatgtagaaaactCCCTGGATAATTCAGTATGTGCTCAAAAAGGTCGTTTTACCATGTTGTTTGTTGCTACACTTGGGCCTAAATggtgtcatatatatatatatatatatatatatatatatactgaagAGTCTGGGGTGTTTCTTTAGTGTATGGGGCAAGTATAAAGTTTGTTGATTTGGTTTTGATTTCTTCCTGAATTATACATCCACACCCCAAGTTCCTGAGATTTCTTATCAGTCACTTCCCTCCTAAGTGGTCTCAGAGCTGAAGCCAGGCTCTTAGAGATACTGAGGTACGAGGCCCCCTCACCCACCAATACACCCACTCTAGGAATAAGTCTTGTCGagtcatttgttcatttttaattaatttttctgGCTTTACAGTAGTCGAATTGAACTATATTGACCCTAAAAGTACTAGAAACAGTCAATTACCCAccacatgtacatttttaattgtaGAAGGTTAACACCCCAAGTTGCTCAAACAAATTCCCATAAAAACCGAGGACGTGACCTTGGTGTCCTCAATGCTACAATTGAGCCACTGTTTGAATATAATCTTGCAGCCAATCTGTTTTAGTGTGAAAACGTTGAGTGAATGACACACATGTGCTATATTTTTATGTCTAATCTGCTCATGATGGACTTTGCTGAGGGCTTTCCATCCTTTTTGGGGGTCACATTTTTTGAAGATACATATAGGTCataaatattttgttcatttaatccATCATCTGTCAGGATAAAACAAATTTTACACTTCAGTCACTGCAGCCTTCTTTCCTGTGAGGCCACATGTTATAATAATGAAGACACTGAATAAACCTAgttatatgtgtgtttggacaGGTTGTATTTATAGTCACTTACACTGtccattgtgttattgtgtgctAGAGGTGAGTCTTGTGTTTTCCACCACTTTTAAAACAAAG includes the following:
- the bcl2b gene encoding apoptosis regulator Bcl-2, producing the protein MANERNRNIVEKYICHKLSKQGYVWGFDDVRDEDAANNGSIVAPPPTLVRRCREASTGPDTESIPHLCKRLPQSDPHAAIHRVLREAGDELERLYQPDFTEMSRQLYLTSTTAQRRFAEVIDELFRDGVNWGRIIAFFEFGGTVCVECVAKEEMTPQVDNIAEWMTEYLNGPLNSWIQDNGGWDAFVELYDRQRDSVFSCSWPSIKTVFGMAALGAASLTIGAYLTQK